From Humisphaera borealis, the proteins below share one genomic window:
- a CDS encoding amylo-alpha-1,6-glucosidase codes for MGRSANSVSEMDFERLVAREWLVSNGLGGYASSSVSGLNTRRYHGLLVAAMTPPNRRMVLLSRVEETVRCDGHDHYLACNEYPGTIWPTGHQLLRAFNSDPHPRWAYQGEGWTLQKELQLLRGQNTVLLSYTLLGGGNGIDLEIRPMLGLRGMHELNFQWNGKLDAKPRSRGHWHVPATRRTPELFFAHDGNFDRKSHWYLNQIYRREAEYGYSGLEDLWSPGASHVRVMPGQTVHFACSADPISLQSVVEEARRQVREPDSSPLMDLSPSAPEAANDADFAALKAATDAYLLSDRNGDPLPAVAQFHWSPPSIRMALVGFTGLYLIPGHLQKAGALLTTLAASLDGGLLPSDYTSESVDSALRGADVSLWFVNAVRQYLAYGGDEAIVRKLLPAVLSVSDCYRRGAQRSIGVDGEGLLHCGSPEIAVTWMDNKVAGIPVTPRQGRPVEINALWYNGLMSTAELCRRFDRPADADSFESSAAQTKHAFNERFWNDAAGCCHDVVGTGGVDSAIRPNQLLAISLPHPVLVPERWASTVAAVREHLLTPVGVRTLSPRDHRYLGRYRGPVTDRDRAAHNGSAYSWLLGLLVTALVRSTTSLAAQGSARAEGRKLLAPCLARLKGEGLGHLPELNDGDAPHAPGGAIASPLSVAELLRCYSEDILGRTPRLATPRTSPASQFPTTDVLFPAR; via the coding sequence GTGGGCCGTTCAGCTAATTCGGTCTCTGAAATGGACTTCGAGCGGCTGGTCGCGCGCGAATGGCTCGTCAGCAACGGGCTTGGGGGTTACGCCTCATCTTCCGTCAGCGGTCTGAATACCCGTCGCTATCACGGGCTTCTCGTCGCAGCGATGACCCCTCCCAACCGCCGAATGGTCTTGCTCAGTCGTGTCGAGGAAACGGTTCGCTGCGACGGTCACGATCACTACCTGGCCTGCAACGAGTACCCGGGCACGATCTGGCCGACCGGACACCAACTCCTCCGGGCGTTCAACTCCGATCCGCACCCACGCTGGGCCTATCAGGGTGAGGGATGGACCCTTCAAAAAGAATTGCAACTTCTGCGCGGCCAGAACACCGTCCTGCTCAGCTACACGCTTCTCGGTGGCGGCAACGGAATCGATCTTGAGATCCGACCGATGCTCGGCCTCCGCGGCATGCACGAACTCAACTTCCAATGGAACGGAAAGCTGGATGCCAAACCTCGCAGCCGAGGACACTGGCACGTGCCGGCGACACGGCGGACACCGGAACTGTTCTTCGCCCACGACGGAAACTTTGACCGCAAATCTCACTGGTACCTGAACCAGATTTATCGCCGGGAAGCCGAGTACGGGTATTCCGGCCTGGAAGATCTTTGGTCACCGGGCGCTTCGCACGTCCGAGTGATGCCCGGCCAGACCGTGCATTTTGCGTGCTCGGCCGACCCGATCTCGTTGCAGTCCGTCGTCGAGGAGGCGCGCCGACAGGTCCGCGAACCGGACTCGAGCCCATTGATGGACCTGTCGCCGTCGGCCCCGGAGGCCGCAAACGATGCAGACTTCGCCGCCCTGAAGGCCGCGACGGACGCCTACCTGCTTTCGGATCGCAACGGTGACCCGCTTCCGGCGGTCGCGCAGTTTCACTGGTCGCCCCCTTCAATCCGAATGGCCCTTGTGGGGTTTACCGGCCTGTATCTCATCCCCGGACACCTCCAGAAGGCGGGTGCGCTGCTCACCACGTTGGCCGCCTCATTGGACGGCGGACTGCTGCCCTCGGACTACACATCGGAGTCGGTGGATTCTGCACTCCGCGGAGCGGATGTATCCCTCTGGTTCGTGAACGCCGTTCGCCAGTACCTCGCGTACGGCGGCGACGAAGCGATCGTTCGCAAGTTGCTGCCTGCCGTGCTCAGCGTCTCCGACTGTTACCGCCGCGGAGCTCAGCGCTCGATTGGCGTCGATGGCGAGGGACTGCTTCATTGCGGATCGCCGGAAATCGCGGTCACGTGGATGGACAATAAAGTCGCGGGCATCCCCGTGACGCCTCGTCAGGGCCGGCCGGTTGAGATCAACGCCCTTTGGTACAACGGGCTGATGTCGACCGCGGAACTCTGTCGCAGGTTCGACCGCCCTGCCGACGCCGATTCCTTTGAATCATCGGCCGCCCAGACAAAGCACGCGTTCAACGAGCGGTTCTGGAATGATGCCGCCGGCTGCTGCCACGACGTCGTTGGCACGGGCGGCGTTGATTCGGCGATCAGGCCGAACCAGCTTCTGGCCATCAGCTTGCCGCACCCTGTCCTGGTACCGGAACGTTGGGCATCGACGGTCGCCGCCGTTCGCGAACATCTTCTGACGCCGGTCGGCGTGCGGACGCTGTCCCCTCGCGATCATCGTTATCTCGGCCGCTACCGCGGTCCGGTTACAGACCGCGACAGGGCGGCACACAATGGGTCTGCCTATTCCTGGCTGCTGGGGCTTCTCGTGACGGCCTTGGTGCGCTCGACCACCTCCCTCGCCGCTCAGGGCAGCGCTCGGGCGGAAGGTCGCAAGTTGTTGGCACCCTGCCTGGCGCGCCTGAAGGGTGAAGGCCTGGGCCACCTTCCCGAGCTCAATGACGGGGACGCACCCCATGCGCCAGGCGGAGCGATCGCGTCTCCGCTTTCCGTCGCCGAACTGTTGCGCTGCTACTCGGAGGACATCCTCGGAAGAACGCCACGTCTGGCCACGCCGCGCACGTCGCCGGCCTCTCAGTTTCCGACAACGGATGTCCTGTTCCCGGCGAGGTAA